A genome region from Maylandia zebra isolate NMK-2024a linkage group LG6, Mzebra_GT3a, whole genome shotgun sequence includes the following:
- the LOC143419085 gene encoding histone H4-like — protein MASHADTRSEEDGCDPDAEAPGLTKYIIPHSTPLYLNLEVVNLKGEVKKPRVCLQASLERQKSLLKCLDQGATGEPGERPSPQRTPPVPRNDRWLDGKGGKGLGKGGAKRHRKVLRDNIQGITKPAIRRLTRRGGVKRISGLIYEETRGVLKVFLENVIRDAVTYTEHAKRKTVTAMDVVYTLKRQGRTLYGFGG, from the exons ATGGCGTCCCACGCAGACACGAGGAGTGAGGAAGATGGCTGCGACCCGGATGCTGAGGCGCCTGGCCTGACAAAGTACATCatccctcactctacacctctTTACCTCAATCTTGAAGTGGTAAACTTGAAAGGGGAGGTCAAGAAGCCACGAGTTTGCTTACAGGCTTCGCTGGAGCGGCAGAAGAGCCTGCTGAAGTGTTTGGATCAGGGAGCTACGGGAGAGCCGGGAGAGCGGCCATCTCCCCAACGAACCCCGCCGGTGCCCCGTAATGACCGCTGGTTGGACGG aaagggaggtAAAGGACTCGGCAAAGGAGGCGCAAAGCGTCACCGTAAGGTGCTTCGTGATAACATCCAGGGCATCACTAAGCCAGCTATCCGCCGCCTGACTCGCCGTGGTGGTGTGAAGCGTATTTCTGGTCTGATCTACGAGGAGACCCGTGGCGTGTTGAAGGTGTTTCTGGAGAACGTCATCCGCGACGCCGTCACCTACACCGAGCACGCCAAGAGAAAGACCGTCACCGCCATGGATGTGGTGTACACTCTCAAGAGACAGGGCCGCACTCTGTACGGCTTTGGTGGTTAA